A part of Helicobacter himalayensis genomic DNA contains:
- the accB gene encoding acetyl-CoA carboxylase biotin carboxyl carrier protein translates to MNLQEIKKLMELFSSSEITKLNLKNGEFEIKLEKYGTSIVASAPVVSTPQIIQNAESTQAQSAPVASAPTANGDFITSPMVGTFYRSPSPGAAPYVNVGDTIKKGQTIGIIEAMKIMNEIEAECDCKILAIEVDDATPVEFSTNLVRIQKL, encoded by the coding sequence ATGAATCTACAAGAAATCAAAAAACTTATGGAGCTTTTTAGCAGTAGCGAAATCACAAAACTCAATCTCAAAAATGGCGAATTTGAAATCAAGCTAGAAAAATATGGCACGAGTATCGTTGCAAGTGCGCCTGTTGTTAGCACACCACAAATTATACAAAATGCAGAATCTACTCAAGCTCAAAGCGCACCTGTTGCGAGTGCGCCAACCGCGAATGGAGATTTTATCACTTCTCCGATGGTAGGGACATTCTACCGCTCACCAAGCCCGGGCGCTGCGCCTTATGTGAATGTCGGCGATACGATTAAAAAAGGGCAGACGATAGGCATTATCGAAGCCATGAAGATTATGAATGAAATTGAAGCAGAATGCGACTGCAAGATTCTCGCTATTGAAGTTGATGACGCGA